Proteins encoded together in one Plutella xylostella chromosome 17, ilPluXylo3.1, whole genome shotgun sequence window:
- the LOC105385539 gene encoding suppressor of cytokine signaling 2 isoform X1, with translation MTIIATMLSYPNSCVKVAAPFGSWATSVQACCPNCRLGFSVSVEVHGTRPALPSAPHRPHYPCHLQRSQSLKSAPMLITPKSTNDSEIQRLNETLKVLRISGWYYGNLDWQGAQVFLKEASPGAFIIRDSGDKNFIFSLSVQTERGPTSVRLHYKNGFFRLDSEKALQMYMPRFRCVIELVQHYCSKSAGGTVWVDRKGCPHSPVLLSAPLRKAPPTLAHAARLAVHKTFNSAPKIRSCPKYSFLPLPTSILDYLGEYPYSI, from the exons ATGACGATAATAGCAACTATGTTGTCGTACCCAA ACTCATGTGTGAAGGTGGCGGCGCCGTTCGGCAGCTGGGCGACGAGCGTGCAGGCTTGCTGCCCCAACTGCCGGCTCGGCTTCTCCGTCTCAGTAGAGGTCCATGGCACCCGCCCCGCACTGCCCTCAGCGCCCCACCGGCCACACTACCCATGCCACCTCCAGCGGTCACAGTCCCTCAAAAGTGCACCAATGTTAATCACACCCAAGTCAACAAATGACAGTGAAATTCAAAGGTTAAATGAAACACTGAAGGTGTTGAGGATATCTGGCTGGTACTATGGGAACTTAGATTGGCAG GGAGctcaagtatttttaaaagaagCAAGTCCTGGTGCCTTCATAATTCGAGACTCCGGAGATAAAAACTTTATCTTCTCCCTCTCGGTGCAAACGGAGCGGGGTCCCACCTCAGTACGCCTGCACTATAAAAATGGATTctttag ATTAGATAGCGAGAAAGCGCTGCAAATGTACATGCCGCGGTTCCGCTGCGTGATCGAGCTGGTGCAGCACTACTGCAGCAAGTCGGCCGGCGGCACGGTGTGGGTGGACCGCAAGGGCTGCCCGCACTCGCCCGTGCTCCTCTCCGCCCCGCTCCGCAAGGCGCCGCCCACGCTCGCGCACGCCGCCCGCCTCGCCGTCCACAAAACCTTCAACTCGGCACCCAAAATACGGAGCTGCCCGAAATACAGCTTCCTACCACTACCCACTAGCATACTGGATTACCTCGGCGAATACCCTTATTCAATCTAA
- the LOC105385539 gene encoding suppressor of cytokine signaling 2 isoform X2: MVVKLPDSCVKVAAPFGSWATSVQACCPNCRLGFSVSVEVHGTRPALPSAPHRPHYPCHLQRSQSLKSAPMLITPKSTNDSEIQRLNETLKVLRISGWYYGNLDWQGAQVFLKEASPGAFIIRDSGDKNFIFSLSVQTERGPTSVRLHYKNGFFRLDSEKALQMYMPRFRCVIELVQHYCSKSAGGTVWVDRKGCPHSPVLLSAPLRKAPPTLAHAARLAVHKTFNSAPKIRSCPKYSFLPLPTSILDYLGEYPYSI, encoded by the exons ACTCATGTGTGAAGGTGGCGGCGCCGTTCGGCAGCTGGGCGACGAGCGTGCAGGCTTGCTGCCCCAACTGCCGGCTCGGCTTCTCCGTCTCAGTAGAGGTCCATGGCACCCGCCCCGCACTGCCCTCAGCGCCCCACCGGCCACACTACCCATGCCACCTCCAGCGGTCACAGTCCCTCAAAAGTGCACCAATGTTAATCACACCCAAGTCAACAAATGACAGTGAAATTCAAAGGTTAAATGAAACACTGAAGGTGTTGAGGATATCTGGCTGGTACTATGGGAACTTAGATTGGCAG GGAGctcaagtatttttaaaagaagCAAGTCCTGGTGCCTTCATAATTCGAGACTCCGGAGATAAAAACTTTATCTTCTCCCTCTCGGTGCAAACGGAGCGGGGTCCCACCTCAGTACGCCTGCACTATAAAAATGGATTctttag ATTAGATAGCGAGAAAGCGCTGCAAATGTACATGCCGCGGTTCCGCTGCGTGATCGAGCTGGTGCAGCACTACTGCAGCAAGTCGGCCGGCGGCACGGTGTGGGTGGACCGCAAGGGCTGCCCGCACTCGCCCGTGCTCCTCTCCGCCCCGCTCCGCAAGGCGCCGCCCACGCTCGCGCACGCCGCCCGCCTCGCCGTCCACAAAACCTTCAACTCGGCACCCAAAATACGGAGCTGCCCGAAATACAGCTTCCTACCACTACCCACTAGCATACTGGATTACCTCGGCGAATACCCTTATTCAATCTAA
- the LOC105385538 gene encoding uncharacterized protein LOC105385538, producing the protein MSANGTGGNYAPLKQILTDSESEDERKHGLEPGIKGADSCNNLDINSGLHSPKNFSMSDMDDYNTNLNTVESTMDNVSFLQSDMSSKMSFSRRCTFIASILFCIFTVVIFLWGIPCSEAGSCAGGEWHDKTTSWELPYDEIELSGAVQVVEGALPNTKNLIFIYRGNHMCQQDKKTDNVNGVLLVVGNSGKVGWYTRETRIPTEINCHMLDVNRDGQKDCLVSGSEGLLAALNPLSGTYYWYIHKHGKVFSNIAAIDFPVLLKDMDRDKVNDLLTVATVYPNTVHNSLIIISGSTGNIIGDPLTVEDCLSVKLLTESDTINITYICKNGTSEAVRIITYPVLYRKMMKMDHSGSKANMSQSVPKKVNLSLKKNIGNTREIFTNGPGKLIVENSGECPNSCRVNLKLIMEKNGTSNVTWEYQANYVYAMRPSLFAFANSIRGFVLKL; encoded by the coding sequence ATGTCAGCAAATGGGACTGGTGGTAATTACGCACCGCTGAAGCAAATACTGACAGATTCTGAATCCGAAGATGAACGCAAACACGGTCTCGAGCCTGGCATCAAAGGCGCGGATAGCTGTAACAATCTGGATATAAATAGCGGCTTGCATTCCCCCAAAAACTTCAGCATGAGTGACATGGATGACTACAATACTAATTTGAATACTGTTGAAAGTACAATGGATAACGTTAGCTTCCTGCAATCAGATATGTCGAGTAAGATGTCGTTTTCGAGGCGCTGCACGTTCATCGCTTCGATCTTGTTTTGCATATTCACTGTGGTGATATTCCTGTGGGGGATCCCGTGCTCTGAGGCAGGGAGCTGCGCGGGCGGCGAGTGGCACGACAAGACCACGAGCTGGGAGCTGCCCTATGATGAAATTGAACTGTCCGGCGCAGTCCAAGTCGTCGAAGGAGCCCTGCCCAACACTAAAAACCTCATCTTCATTTACCGAGGCAATCACATGTGCCAGCAGGACAAAAAGACTGACAATGTAAATGGTGTCCTACTAGTAGTAGGCAACTCGGGCAAGGTGGGCTGGTACACAAGGGAGACCAGGATACCAACTGAGATAAACTGCCACATGCTAGATGTGAATCGTGATGGCCAGAAAGACTGCTTAGTTTCAGGCTCTGAAGGTTTGCTGGCTGCACTGAACCCACTCTCTGGCACATACTACTggtacattcataaacatGGCAAAGTTTTCAGTAATATTGCAGCCATAGATTTCCCAGTGTTGTTGAAAGACATGGATAGGGATAAAGTCAATGATCTACTGactgtggctactgtctaccCGAATACTGTGCACAACTCTTTAATCATCATCTCGGGCTCCACAGGGAACATTATTGGCGACCCTCTCACAGTAGAAGATTGCCTCTCCGTGAAACTGCTCACTGAGTCTGACACTATCAATATCACTTACATTTGCAAGAATGGCACATCTGAAGCAGTAAGAATAATAACCTATCCAGTGTTGTACAGGAAAATGATGAAGATGGATCATTCTGGAAGTAAAGCTAATATGTCTCAATCTGTGCctaaaaaagtaaatttgAGTCTTAAGAAAAACATAGGAAATACTAgagaaatatttactaatgGTCCTGGTAAACTGATTGTAGAGAACTCTGGAGAGTGCCCTAACTCTTGTAGAGTGAACCTGAAACTTATCATGGAGAAGAATGGAACATCTAATGTGACCTGGGAGTACCAAGCCAACTATGTGTATGCTATGAGGCCTAGTTTGTTTGCCTTTGCAAATTCTATAAGAGGctttgtattaaaattatga